One Arthrobacter sp. StoSoilB19 DNA window includes the following coding sequences:
- a CDS encoding phage holin family protein: protein MSGRHSGRTSPGLRITALPGTARLLFRLAPRQLNDEIAFAKIELKRKGIQVGVAAAFFAVALLFLAFLVVGLIVAAIMGLATIMPAWLAALLVSAAFLLVALIGGLVGLARFKKAMPLMPEETIRGIRHDIGVAREGSAFNPAVLDPESPEGKAAKAAKAEAAAKAKAEKAAKAAEHDKEFPHASEPELVRRLSQRRHHITEVRDELGVELDLKTQARYVLAAAQVKARESQVLAQRGVEAAGQRFAALSGSADLSTRWKPLAAFVAAGTVLVVLLRKLLRSN, encoded by the coding sequence ATGAGCGGACGTCACAGCGGGCGTACCAGCCCCGGATTGCGTATCACTGCGCTGCCCGGGACGGCAAGACTCCTATTCCGGTTGGCGCCCCGCCAGCTCAATGACGAGATCGCATTCGCCAAGATCGAACTCAAGCGCAAGGGAATCCAGGTCGGCGTGGCTGCGGCCTTTTTCGCCGTGGCGCTCCTGTTCCTTGCCTTCCTGGTGGTGGGCCTGATTGTCGCAGCCATCATGGGACTGGCCACCATCATGCCCGCCTGGTTGGCAGCCCTCCTGGTGTCCGCCGCTTTCCTGCTGGTGGCCCTCATTGGCGGACTGGTTGGCCTCGCGAGGTTCAAGAAGGCCATGCCGCTGATGCCGGAGGAAACCATCCGCGGCATCAGGCACGATATCGGCGTGGCCCGCGAAGGGTCCGCCTTCAACCCGGCTGTGCTGGATCCTGAAAGCCCGGAGGGCAAGGCTGCGAAGGCCGCCAAGGCTGAAGCAGCTGCCAAGGCCAAGGCCGAGAAGGCGGCAAAGGCCGCCGAGCACGACAAGGAATTCCCGCACGCGTCCGAGCCCGAGCTTGTCCGCCGGCTCAGCCAGCGGCGCCACCACATCACCGAGGTCCGTGACGAACTCGGCGTGGAGCTGGACCTCAAGACGCAGGCCCGCTACGTGCTGGCCGCCGCCCAGGTCAAAGCCCGCGAGAGCCAGGTGCTGGCGCAGCGCGGTGTGGAGGCCGCTGGGCAGAGGTTCGCGGCGTTGTCCGGATCCGCGGACCTGTCCACGCGGTGGAAGCCCCTGGCAGCTTTCGTGGCAGCCGGAACCGTCCTGGTGGTCCTCCTCCGAAAGCTGCTCCGCTCCAACTAG
- a CDS encoding multidrug effflux MFS transporter — MTNPPNPGDLLSRRRKLLYILLLGALTALGPFTIDLYLPAFPALEASLGVTEAQVQLTLAGTTVGFAFGQLVVGPFSDRFGRRTPLILATAVHIAASLGAALSTDIATLGVFRVLMGVGAAGGGVVAMAMVRDLFSGYAMVRMFSRMSLVNGLAPILAPVIGSQLLLVMPWPGIFVFLAVYGTLVIVAALLLVRETLPPEKRGQSGMTARQRYKALFSDRIFVGLLMVAGFNFGGLFTYLSASPFLFQEVFGFSAQQYGLLFGINSLGIVAGVQTSARLIRIIPPQWILAGATAWMFLMGLLIVVFDRAGLGLWGVMVPLWFYILGTGFMFPCVQVLALAGHAAQAGTAASLLGAATFLMAGLISPVVGWLGITSAAPMGAVQASCILLAIAALWLVVRPRTVPSIH, encoded by the coding sequence GTGACCAATCCCCCTAATCCGGGCGACCTGCTGAGCCGCCGCCGCAAGCTCCTGTACATCCTCCTCCTGGGCGCCCTCACGGCCCTCGGCCCGTTCACCATCGACCTGTACCTGCCGGCCTTTCCCGCGCTGGAGGCAAGCCTGGGGGTAACCGAGGCGCAGGTCCAGCTCACCCTGGCCGGGACAACGGTCGGTTTTGCTTTTGGACAGCTGGTGGTGGGTCCCTTCAGTGACAGGTTCGGCCGGCGGACCCCGCTGATCCTGGCCACGGCAGTGCACATTGCGGCCTCCCTGGGTGCTGCCCTGTCCACGGACATCGCCACCTTGGGAGTCTTCCGTGTGCTCATGGGGGTCGGCGCGGCCGGGGGCGGCGTGGTGGCCATGGCCATGGTGCGTGACCTGTTCTCCGGCTATGCCATGGTGCGGATGTTCTCCCGGATGTCCCTGGTCAACGGGCTGGCACCCATCCTGGCCCCCGTCATCGGCTCACAGCTGCTCCTGGTGATGCCGTGGCCCGGCATCTTTGTGTTCCTGGCGGTATACGGGACGTTGGTGATCGTGGCCGCCCTCCTCCTGGTGCGTGAAACCCTTCCGCCGGAGAAGCGGGGCCAGAGCGGCATGACGGCCCGGCAGCGCTACAAGGCACTCTTCAGCGACCGGATCTTCGTGGGGCTGCTGATGGTGGCCGGCTTCAACTTCGGCGGCCTCTTCACCTACCTCTCCGCCTCCCCCTTCCTGTTCCAGGAAGTGTTCGGATTCTCTGCCCAGCAGTACGGGCTGCTGTTCGGCATCAATTCCCTGGGCATCGTGGCCGGCGTGCAGACCAGTGCCCGGCTGATCAGGATCATCCCGCCGCAATGGATCCTGGCCGGGGCCACCGCCTGGATGTTCCTGATGGGCCTGCTGATCGTGGTGTTCGACCGGGCAGGCCTTGGGCTGTGGGGCGTGATGGTCCCGCTGTGGTTCTACATCCTGGGCACGGGCTTCATGTTCCCCTGCGTGCAGGTGCTGGCGCTGGCGGGCCATGCGGCCCAGGCCGGGACTGCGGCATCGCTGCTGGGTGCGGCCACGTTCCTCATGGCAGGACTGATTTCGCCCGTGGTGGGCTGGCTGGGCATCACCAGCGCCGCGCCGATGGGTGCGGTGCAGGCCTCCTGCATCCTGCTGGCCATCGCCGCCCTTTGGCTGGTGGTCCGGCCGCGCACCGTACCTTCCATCCACTGA